A single Venturia canescens isolate UGA chromosome 1, ASM1945775v1, whole genome shotgun sequence DNA region contains:
- the LOC122411560 gene encoding protein tumorous imaginal discs, mitochondrial-like isoform X2, with protein MRCLISLSETTRTNMATSKGLAAILRPGGIRIINNSNSNKLQCSLLQRCGGCQRQFGTSTMGVAVWIRRNSEKYTIDKIIKPRREFHTSKGMYKRNYYEILGVSKNASAKDIKKAYYQLAKKYHPDTNKTEANASKKFQEVSEAYEVLSDDTKRKEYDTWGSTSEQMGMGQGGSHPGAQSADNFNHNWNFQSTINPEDLFRKIFGDAGFKSANFSDFQDDFADSKFGFGAAQEIVMNLTFAQAARGVNKEVLLNVIDTCPKCDGTRCELGTKAIKCQHCNGTGMETISTGPFVMRSTCRYCHGSRVYIKYPCIECEGKGQSVQHKKVIVPVPAGVEDGQTIRMAVGNKEVFVTFRVEKSRYFRRDGPDVHTDADISVAQAILGGTIRVQGVYEDQTIQIRPGTSSHTKIRLTGKGMKKVNGLGHGDHYVNLKIVAPTTLTAKQKALVQAYAELERDTPGSIYGITLKKDGTIDETQAKQEVQGEQAEQSDGLLKKIKRAIFG; from the exons ATGCGTTGTCTCATCAGTCTGAGTGAGACGACTCGAACAAATATGGCGACCAGCAAGGGGCTCGCAGCAATTTTACGACCGGGCGGCATTCGCATAATTAACAATAGTAATTCGAACAAATTACAGTGCAGTCTGTTGCAACGATGCGGGGGATGTCAGCGGCAATTTGGTACCTCGACGATGGGTGTCGCAGTCTGGATACGGAGAAACAGCGAAAAAT ACACGATAGACAAAATAATTAAACCCAGACGAGAATTCCATACGTCCAAAGGAATGTACAAACGAAATTATTACGAGATTCTCGGAGTATCTAAAAATGCCTCGGCCAAAGACATAAAAAAGGCTTACTACCAGCTTGCAAAGAAATATCATCCGGATACTAATAAAACAGAAGCGAATGcgagtaaaaaatttcaagaggtTTCGGAAGCTTACGAAGTACTGAGTGACGATACAAAGAGAAAAGAATACGACACTTGGGGTTCGACGTCGGAACAAATGGGCATGGGCCAGGGTGGGTCTCACCCGGGTGCTCAATCGGCCGATAATTTTAATCACAACTGGAACTTTCAGTCGACGATAAATCCGGAGGatttatttagaaaaatatttggtgACGCGGGCTTCAAAAGCGCaaatttttcagactttcaagaCGATTTTGCAGATTCCAAGTTTGGTTTTGGAGCAGCACAAGAG ATTGTTATGAACCTGACTTTCGCACAAGCCGCCCGGGGCGTAAACAAAGAAGTTTTGCTGAACGTAATTGACACTTGCCCAAAATGCGACGGAACAAGATGCGAGCTTGGAACAAAAGCGATAAAATGTCAGCATTGCAATGGTACGGGAATGGAGACAATAAGCACTGGACCCTTCGTCATGAGATCAACCTGTAGATACTGTCACGGTTCGAGAGTATACATCAAGTATCCGTGCATCGAGTGCGAAGGCAAGGGTCAATCG GTGCAGCATAAAAAAGTAATTGTACCGGTGCCAGCTGGAGTTGAGGACGGACAAACGATTCGTATGGCAGTAGGAAACAAGGAGGTTTTCGTAACATTCCGGGTAGAGAAATCAAGATATTTCAGACGGGACGGTCCTGATGTTCACACGGATGCAGATATTTCGGTGGCTCAAGCTATTCTCGGTGGTACAATAAGGGTACAAGGAGTCTACGAGGATCAAACGATACAAATTCGCCCGGGTACATCCTCGCATACGAAAATTCGACTTACGGGcaaagggatgaaaaaagtcAACGGTCTCGGTCACGGTGATCATTACGTAAATCTTAAGATCGTCGCACCAACGACACTTACGGCTAAACAAAAAGCACTCGTGCAAGCCTACGCTGAACTTGAGCGAGATACGCCTGGAAGTATATACGGAATTACGCTCAAGAAGGACG GTACCATAGACGAAACTCAAGCGAAACAAGAGGTACAGGGCGAGCAAGCCGAACAGAGCGATGGTctgcttaaaaaaattaagagaGCGATTTTTGGGTAA
- the LOC122411560 gene encoding protein tumorous imaginal discs, mitochondrial-like isoform X1, translating into MRCLISLSETTRTNMATSKGLAAILRPGGIRIINNSNSNKLQCSLLQRCGGCQRQFGTSTMGVAVWIRRNSEKYTIDKIIKPRREFHTSKGMYKRNYYEILGVSKNASAKDIKKAYYQLAKKYHPDTNKTEANASKKFQEVSEAYEVLSDDTKRKEYDTWGSTSEQMGMGQGGSHPGAQSADNFNHNWNFQSTINPEDLFRKIFGDAGFKSANFSDFQDDFADSKFGFGAAQEIVMNLTFAQAARGVNKEVLLNVIDTCPKCDGTRCELGTKAIKCQHCNGTGMETISTGPFVMRSTCRYCHGSRVYIKYPCIECEGKGQSVQHKKVIVPVPAGVEDGQTIRMAVGNKEVFVTFRVEKSRYFRRDGPDVHTDADISVAQAILGGTIRVQGVYEDQTIQIRPGTSSHTKIRLTGKGMKKVNGLGHGDHYVNLKIVAPTTLTAKQKALVQAYAELERDTPGSIYGITLKKDGTKQCYDGYEELLKSIREALGDSPSVSVERTVQGPGDRPQYDSTEPLCSGAKVDNPKDQESGDRERNKTRRKMP; encoded by the exons ATGCGTTGTCTCATCAGTCTGAGTGAGACGACTCGAACAAATATGGCGACCAGCAAGGGGCTCGCAGCAATTTTACGACCGGGCGGCATTCGCATAATTAACAATAGTAATTCGAACAAATTACAGTGCAGTCTGTTGCAACGATGCGGGGGATGTCAGCGGCAATTTGGTACCTCGACGATGGGTGTCGCAGTCTGGATACGGAGAAACAGCGAAAAAT ACACGATAGACAAAATAATTAAACCCAGACGAGAATTCCATACGTCCAAAGGAATGTACAAACGAAATTATTACGAGATTCTCGGAGTATCTAAAAATGCCTCGGCCAAAGACATAAAAAAGGCTTACTACCAGCTTGCAAAGAAATATCATCCGGATACTAATAAAACAGAAGCGAATGcgagtaaaaaatttcaagaggtTTCGGAAGCTTACGAAGTACTGAGTGACGATACAAAGAGAAAAGAATACGACACTTGGGGTTCGACGTCGGAACAAATGGGCATGGGCCAGGGTGGGTCTCACCCGGGTGCTCAATCGGCCGATAATTTTAATCACAACTGGAACTTTCAGTCGACGATAAATCCGGAGGatttatttagaaaaatatttggtgACGCGGGCTTCAAAAGCGCaaatttttcagactttcaagaCGATTTTGCAGATTCCAAGTTTGGTTTTGGAGCAGCACAAGAG ATTGTTATGAACCTGACTTTCGCACAAGCCGCCCGGGGCGTAAACAAAGAAGTTTTGCTGAACGTAATTGACACTTGCCCAAAATGCGACGGAACAAGATGCGAGCTTGGAACAAAAGCGATAAAATGTCAGCATTGCAATGGTACGGGAATGGAGACAATAAGCACTGGACCCTTCGTCATGAGATCAACCTGTAGATACTGTCACGGTTCGAGAGTATACATCAAGTATCCGTGCATCGAGTGCGAAGGCAAGGGTCAATCG GTGCAGCATAAAAAAGTAATTGTACCGGTGCCAGCTGGAGTTGAGGACGGACAAACGATTCGTATGGCAGTAGGAAACAAGGAGGTTTTCGTAACATTCCGGGTAGAGAAATCAAGATATTTCAGACGGGACGGTCCTGATGTTCACACGGATGCAGATATTTCGGTGGCTCAAGCTATTCTCGGTGGTACAATAAGGGTACAAGGAGTCTACGAGGATCAAACGATACAAATTCGCCCGGGTACATCCTCGCATACGAAAATTCGACTTACGGGcaaagggatgaaaaaagtcAACGGTCTCGGTCACGGTGATCATTACGTAAATCTTAAGATCGTCGCACCAACGACACTTACGGCTAAACAAAAAGCACTCGTGCAAGCCTACGCTGAACTTGAGCGAGATACGCCTGGAAGTATATACGGAATTACGCTCAAGAAGGACG gCACAAAACAATGTTACGACGGATATGAGGAATTATTGAAATCGATACGAGAGGCATTGGGAGACTCACCATCCGTGTCGGTAGAGAGAACGGTACAAGGACCCGGGGATAGACCGCAGTACGATTCGACGGAGCCTCTCTGCAGCGGTGCGAAGGTCGATAATCCGAAGGACCAAGAGAGTGGCGATCGTGAGCGCAACAAGACCCGCCGGAAAATGCCTTGA
- the LOC122418970 gene encoding uncharacterized protein isoform X1 — protein sequence MDVPVFPAPPTLDGAGTTLRKVPDVGTTTITNETIGDDDRTDRHVPLSGGNTIIGIDSSAFANDHRHRRRRFHRVGRFVNSIHPKITRETDKTRARITEFRVKMTERREDDDDEDDADVVCASVTPPADSVKSRTMSADSSIRAKDEIMEERRRATRTTGIQTDCAGGPYRLKVLPSLRDFAAVDTSTENSDRGKKSWRICWHLRFLGRLSLCQFGLAWLLIFWTMTGAASFYATEGPREREQVLELKDMQRDLAVGLATELRQLKAEEQEMEPLWSNKVRQYVVKHEKLLLAAVNSGYGEGGDGAGQLWTFPGCILFSISLITTLGFGAPVPRTTPGRTVAVVFAAIGIPAHFLLILNLGLLLAMRLQRYAVRRKYNLRNGIEKSEMTPVPKWVKVVPFCCIGVYYTIGILCFGAARSRPFAASLLFPLDFTAAGGLATTSGLVRIMYGIYLEGAVTIAAVAVAVLRVSATQSLTNIGLKYGLLTGA from the exons ATGGATGTGCCGGTGTTCCCGGCGCCCCCGACGCTCGACGGGGCTGGAACGACGCTCAGAAAGGTTCCGGACGTCGGAACAACAACGATTACGAACGAAACGATCGGTGATGATGATCGAACCGATCGTCATGTACCATTATCCGGTGGGAATACTATTATTGGTATCGATTCTTCCGCGTTTGCTAACGACCATCGTCATCGGCGGCGACGATTCCATCGCGTCGGACGTTTCGTCAACTCGATACATCCAAAAATAACGAGAGAAACCGATAAAACGCGTGCCAGGATAACCGAGTTCAGAGTGAAAATGACCGAACGAcgcgaggacgacgacgacgaggacgatgcCGACGTCGTGTGTGCTTCGG TTACACCGCCGGCGGACTCGGTCAAATCGAGAACAATGTCGGCAGACTCGTCGATTCGAGCAAAAGATGAAATAATGGAAGAAAGAAGGAGAGCAACGAGAACAACTGGTATTCAAACGGATTGCGCCGGTGGACCGTACAGATTAAAAGTGTTGCCCTCTCTCAGAGACTTTGCGGCGGTAGATACGAGTACTGAGAATTCGGATcgcggaaaaaaatcatggcgAATTTGTTGGCACCTCAGATTTTTGGGCAGGCTCTCTCTCTGTCAGTTTG GTTTAGCGTGGCTATTGATTTTCTGGACAATGACAGGGGCTGCCTCGTTTTACGCGACCGAAGGTCCGAGAGAGCGCGAACAAGTCCTCGAGCTTAAAGATATGCAGAGAGATTTGGCGGTTGGTTTGGCGACAGAACTTCGTCAATTGAAGGCTGAGGAACAAGAAATGGAGCCGCTCTGGAGCAACAAGGTGCGTCAGTACGTCGTTAAAcacgaaaaattattgttgGCCGCTGTCAACTCGGGATACGGCGAGGGTGGCGACGGAGCTGGACAACTCTGGACCTTTCCCGGATGTATACTTTTCTCAATATCCCTCATCACCACACTCG GTTTCGGGGCTCCCGTGCCTCGAACGACGCCAGGCAGAACGGTTGCGGTTGTTTTCGCCGCTATCGGTATTCCGGCGCATTTCCTACTTATTCTCAACCTCGGCCTCCTTCTTGCAATGCGACTACAAAGATACGCGGTCAGAAGGAAGTACAACCTCCGGAATGGAATTGAAAAGTCCGAGATGACCCCGGTACCAAAGTGGGTCAAGGTCGTTCCGTTTTGTTGCATCG GTGTATACTACACGATAGGGATACTGTGTTTCGGTGCAGCCAGATCAAGACCCTTTGCGGCGAGTTTGTTGTTTCCTTTGGATTTTACGGCTGCCGGTGGTTTAGCAACGACTTCGGGTCTGGTGAGAATAATGTACGGTATTTATCTGGAAGGTGCGGTTACGATAGCGGCTGTCGCAGTTGCGGTTCTTCGCGTGTCCGCGACCCAGAGCTTGACCAATATTGGCCTCAAATACGGTCTGCTCACCGGGGCTTAA
- the LOC122418970 gene encoding uncharacterized protein isoform X2 has translation MDVPVFPAPPTLDGAGTTLRKVPDVGTTTITNETIGDDDRTDRHVPLSGGNTIIGIDSSAFANDHRHRRRRFHRVGRFVNSIHPKITRETDKTRARITEFRVKMTERREDDDDEDDADVVCASVTPPADSVKSRTMSADSSIRAKDEIMEERRRATRTTGIQTDCAGGPYRLKVLPSLRDFAAVDTSTENSDRGKKSWRICWHLRFLGRLSLCLAWLLIFWTMTGAASFYATEGPREREQVLELKDMQRDLAVGLATELRQLKAEEQEMEPLWSNKVRQYVVKHEKLLLAAVNSGYGEGGDGAGQLWTFPGCILFSISLITTLGFGAPVPRTTPGRTVAVVFAAIGIPAHFLLILNLGLLLAMRLQRYAVRRKYNLRNGIEKSEMTPVPKWVKVVPFCCIGVYYTIGILCFGAARSRPFAASLLFPLDFTAAGGLATTSGLVRIMYGIYLEGAVTIAAVAVAVLRVSATQSLTNIGLKYGLLTGA, from the exons ATGGATGTGCCGGTGTTCCCGGCGCCCCCGACGCTCGACGGGGCTGGAACGACGCTCAGAAAGGTTCCGGACGTCGGAACAACAACGATTACGAACGAAACGATCGGTGATGATGATCGAACCGATCGTCATGTACCATTATCCGGTGGGAATACTATTATTGGTATCGATTCTTCCGCGTTTGCTAACGACCATCGTCATCGGCGGCGACGATTCCATCGCGTCGGACGTTTCGTCAACTCGATACATCCAAAAATAACGAGAGAAACCGATAAAACGCGTGCCAGGATAACCGAGTTCAGAGTGAAAATGACCGAACGAcgcgaggacgacgacgacgaggacgatgcCGACGTCGTGTGTGCTTCGG TTACACCGCCGGCGGACTCGGTCAAATCGAGAACAATGTCGGCAGACTCGTCGATTCGAGCAAAAGATGAAATAATGGAAGAAAGAAGGAGAGCAACGAGAACAACTGGTATTCAAACGGATTGCGCCGGTGGACCGTACAGATTAAAAGTGTTGCCCTCTCTCAGAGACTTTGCGGCGGTAGATACGAGTACTGAGAATTCGGATcgcggaaaaaaatcatggcgAATTTGTTGGCACCTCAGATTTTTGGGCAGGCTCTCTCTCT GTTTAGCGTGGCTATTGATTTTCTGGACAATGACAGGGGCTGCCTCGTTTTACGCGACCGAAGGTCCGAGAGAGCGCGAACAAGTCCTCGAGCTTAAAGATATGCAGAGAGATTTGGCGGTTGGTTTGGCGACAGAACTTCGTCAATTGAAGGCTGAGGAACAAGAAATGGAGCCGCTCTGGAGCAACAAGGTGCGTCAGTACGTCGTTAAAcacgaaaaattattgttgGCCGCTGTCAACTCGGGATACGGCGAGGGTGGCGACGGAGCTGGACAACTCTGGACCTTTCCCGGATGTATACTTTTCTCAATATCCCTCATCACCACACTCG GTTTCGGGGCTCCCGTGCCTCGAACGACGCCAGGCAGAACGGTTGCGGTTGTTTTCGCCGCTATCGGTATTCCGGCGCATTTCCTACTTATTCTCAACCTCGGCCTCCTTCTTGCAATGCGACTACAAAGATACGCGGTCAGAAGGAAGTACAACCTCCGGAATGGAATTGAAAAGTCCGAGATGACCCCGGTACCAAAGTGGGTCAAGGTCGTTCCGTTTTGTTGCATCG GTGTATACTACACGATAGGGATACTGTGTTTCGGTGCAGCCAGATCAAGACCCTTTGCGGCGAGTTTGTTGTTTCCTTTGGATTTTACGGCTGCCGGTGGTTTAGCAACGACTTCGGGTCTGGTGAGAATAATGTACGGTATTTATCTGGAAGGTGCGGTTACGATAGCGGCTGTCGCAGTTGCGGTTCTTCGCGTGTCCGCGACCCAGAGCTTGACCAATATTGGCCTCAAATACGGTCTGCTCACCGGGGCTTAA
- the LOC122418970 gene encoding uncharacterized protein isoform X3: MPTSCVLRVIFISSCVFLDLTVHALFLRRRRRRRRHHHRLLNQKSHGPSSRVTPPADSVKSRTMSADSSIRAKDEIMEERRRATRTTGIQTDCAGGPYRLKVLPSLRDFAAVDTSTENSDRGKKSWRICWHLRFLGRLSLCQFGLAWLLIFWTMTGAASFYATEGPREREQVLELKDMQRDLAVGLATELRQLKAEEQEMEPLWSNKVRQYVVKHEKLLLAAVNSGYGEGGDGAGQLWTFPGCILFSISLITTLGFGAPVPRTTPGRTVAVVFAAIGIPAHFLLILNLGLLLAMRLQRYAVRRKYNLRNGIEKSEMTPVPKWVKVVPFCCIGVYYTIGILCFGAARSRPFAASLLFPLDFTAAGGLATTSGLVRIMYGIYLEGAVTIAAVAVAVLRVSATQSLTNIGLKYGLLTGA, translated from the exons atgcCGACGTCGTGTGTGCTTCGGGTAATTTTCATATCGTCATGCGTCTTCCTCGATCTCACTGTGCATGCGTTATTcctccgccgccgccgccgccgccgccgccatcACCACCGCCTTCTCAATCAAAAGTCCCATGGTCCCTCGTCTCGCG TTACACCGCCGGCGGACTCGGTCAAATCGAGAACAATGTCGGCAGACTCGTCGATTCGAGCAAAAGATGAAATAATGGAAGAAAGAAGGAGAGCAACGAGAACAACTGGTATTCAAACGGATTGCGCCGGTGGACCGTACAGATTAAAAGTGTTGCCCTCTCTCAGAGACTTTGCGGCGGTAGATACGAGTACTGAGAATTCGGATcgcggaaaaaaatcatggcgAATTTGTTGGCACCTCAGATTTTTGGGCAGGCTCTCTCTCTGTCAGTTTG GTTTAGCGTGGCTATTGATTTTCTGGACAATGACAGGGGCTGCCTCGTTTTACGCGACCGAAGGTCCGAGAGAGCGCGAACAAGTCCTCGAGCTTAAAGATATGCAGAGAGATTTGGCGGTTGGTTTGGCGACAGAACTTCGTCAATTGAAGGCTGAGGAACAAGAAATGGAGCCGCTCTGGAGCAACAAGGTGCGTCAGTACGTCGTTAAAcacgaaaaattattgttgGCCGCTGTCAACTCGGGATACGGCGAGGGTGGCGACGGAGCTGGACAACTCTGGACCTTTCCCGGATGTATACTTTTCTCAATATCCCTCATCACCACACTCG GTTTCGGGGCTCCCGTGCCTCGAACGACGCCAGGCAGAACGGTTGCGGTTGTTTTCGCCGCTATCGGTATTCCGGCGCATTTCCTACTTATTCTCAACCTCGGCCTCCTTCTTGCAATGCGACTACAAAGATACGCGGTCAGAAGGAAGTACAACCTCCGGAATGGAATTGAAAAGTCCGAGATGACCCCGGTACCAAAGTGGGTCAAGGTCGTTCCGTTTTGTTGCATCG GTGTATACTACACGATAGGGATACTGTGTTTCGGTGCAGCCAGATCAAGACCCTTTGCGGCGAGTTTGTTGTTTCCTTTGGATTTTACGGCTGCCGGTGGTTTAGCAACGACTTCGGGTCTGGTGAGAATAATGTACGGTATTTATCTGGAAGGTGCGGTTACGATAGCGGCTGTCGCAGTTGCGGTTCTTCGCGTGTCCGCGACCCAGAGCTTGACCAATATTGGCCTCAAATACGGTCTGCTCACCGGGGCTTAA
- the LOC122418963 gene encoding beta-1,4-glucuronyltransferase 1-like, with amino-acid sequence MRMNLRRFVIGLLAFLVIFWLFGKNKLLLLAGDDGGGGGGGGGGDDGEKRIIDEQPVETSVGYENIAVIEQEKRNNLRGSGRAYAPGAYMAGRRPGNHSFCKWYHGLPINLEYRAEKIVSSPQARRRGGASYRVLPYATRGWGWGWGYNSIYSEQQDERFHLARDLALCTHATADQVYHVVELATRWEGPISLAVFAPGFDAGLAVTLLERACRCEPQMAKVTVHLVFPVGRPPVLSPLVRRVSFGDCAASDLQFKKSDTERKKRGMRYPINVARNVARSLSPGKRVLVSDIELLPSERLASGFLRMINTRRLPVPTDRTDLVFVVPIFEIDARERAPRNKTQLVAAVRNGLAVYFHRFVCIHCQRFPGITRWMLRPDPGRVKPLILTRREYPYHRWEPVFIGTKDDPMYNEDMSWEGRQDKMLQMLEMCLMNYRLIILDGAFLVHTPGIKYKPSSPSSRMDMSNESHPAAPASLEEIRNARIYHNFTRRLLQKYPINRKCGQ; translated from the exons ATGCGTATGAATTTGCGCAGGTTCGTAATCGGTCTGCTCGCATTTCTCGTGATATTTTGGTTGTTTGGAAAGAATAAATTATTGCTTCTGGCTGGTGACgatggcggcggcggcggcggcggcggcggcggcgatgACGGGGAAAAACGGATAATAGATGAGCAGCCCGTCGAGACTTCCGTCGGTTATGAGAATATCGCGGTAATCGAGcaggaaaaacgaaataatttgAGAGGGTCGGGGCGCGCGTACGCACCAGGGGCGTATATGGCTGGACGACGCCCGGGAAATCACTCGTTTTGCAAATGGTATCACGGCTTACCGATCAATCTCGAATATCGAGCGGAGAAAATAGTCTCGAGTCCTCAAGCTCGACGACGCGGTGGAGCTTCTTACAGAGTATTGCCTTATGCGACTCGAGGCTGGGGCTGGGGCTGGGGTTACAACAGCATATACTCGGAGCAACAGGACGAGCGATTTCATTTAGCGAGAGATTTGGCTCTTTGCACTCACGCGACCGCGGACCAGGTTTATCACGTCGTTGAGCTCGCGACACGATGGGAAGGCCCCATTAGCCTCGCCGTTTTTGCTCCCGGTTTCGATGCTGGACTTGCCGTAACTCTCCTCGAACGTGCCTGTCGCTGCGAACCTCAAATGGCCAAG GTGACGGTACATCTGGTTTTTCCGGTTGGACGTCCACCCGTCCTGAGCCCTCTCGTTCGTCGGGTCTCCTTCGGTGATTGCGCGGCTTCCGAtcttcaatttaaaaaatcggataccgagagaaaaaaacgcggCATGCGTTATCCTATAAACGTTGCGAGAAACGTAGCGAGAAGCTTGTCACCGGGGAAAAGAGTCCTCGTCTCGGATATCGAACTCTTACCGAGCGAACGACTCGCCTCCGGATTCCTCCGAATGATCAACACCCGTCGGCTACCCGTTCCTACCGATCGTACCGATCTTGTTTTCGTAGTGCCTATTTTTGAGATCGATGCTCGCGAAAGAGCACCGAGGAACAAGACTCAACTCGTTGCTGCCGTCCGAAATGGTCTCGCcgtttattttcatcgttttgttTGCATCCATTGTCAAAGATTTCCCGGTATAACCAGATGGATGCTTCGACCTGATCCCGGTCGCGTCAAACCGCTCATCCTCACCAGACGAGAATATCCGTATCATCGATGGGAACCCGTTTTTATCGGGACCAAAGACGATCCTATGTACAACGAAGACATGTCCTGGGAAGGCCGTCAAGACAAAATGCTACAG ATGCTGGAAATGTGTCTGATGAATTATCGTCTCATCATATTGGACGGTGCTTTCCTCGTCCACACCCCTGGAATTAAGTACAAACCCTCGTCGCCCTCGTCGCGAATGGATATGAGCAACGAGAGCCACCCTGCTGCTCCGGCCAGCCTTGAAGAAATCCGAAATGCTCGTATATATCACAATTTTACACGACGATTGCTCCAAAAGTATCCCATTAATAGAAAATGCGGACAATAA